One genomic segment of Gottschalkia acidurici 9a includes these proteins:
- a CDS encoding DNA-deoxyinosine glycosylase, which yields MNNIKSLRPIVNDTSKVLILGSIPGKESLEKQKYYANPRNSFWKIIFSLYDLNVEEHYNKKIEFLQEKNIAIWDVIKTCDRRGSLDSNIKNEEANDFSTLFKYYPNIRFVLFNGAKSYDVFSKQVGFDISSNITFRKLNSSSPANTIPFEVKLNEWKVIKEYLEQED from the coding sequence ATGAATAATATTAAGTCACTTAGACCTATAGTTAATGATACATCTAAAGTATTGATATTAGGGTCAATCCCAGGAAAAGAGTCGCTAGAAAAACAAAAGTATTATGCAAACCCGAGAAATAGTTTTTGGAAGATAATTTTCTCTTTATATGACCTTAATGTTGAAGAACATTATAACAAGAAGATAGAGTTTCTACAAGAAAAAAACATTGCAATATGGGATGTTATAAAAACCTGTGATAGGAGAGGAAGTTTAGACTCTAATATAAAAAATGAGGAAGCAAATGATTTTAGTACTTTGTTTAAGTATTATCCAAATATAAGATTTGTTTTATTTAATGGTGCTAAGTCTTATGACGTATTTAGCAAACAAGTAGGTTTTGACATATCAAGTAATATTACTTTTAGAAAGCTAAATTCATCTAGTCCAGCAAATACAATTCCATTTGAAGTAAAATTAAATGAATGGAAAGTAATAAAAGAATATTTAGAACAAGAAGATTAG
- a CDS encoding aspartate/glutamate racemase family protein: MKTATIGVLSGMGPRSTSPFLELILDECQRQYGAKYDIDYPHIIIYSLPTPFYIDRKIDEELLKNSIKEGIEKLESCGADVIAVPCNSAHQYFEYITKDIKVPVLNIIEETTLLLESRTRVTILATEITMTSGLYQEKIKEKDCEFVFIKEWQLCINEIILKIKSQESLSEARVLWKKLIEEIYCEDVDTIIIACTDLNVVIDKEMTKVKFLDSSKQLASELVKRYLSIKHLDISKK, from the coding sequence ATGAAAACAGCTACAATAGGAGTACTATCTGGTATGGGACCCAGATCTACCTCTCCATTTCTTGAACTTATATTGGATGAATGTCAAAGACAGTATGGAGCAAAATATGATATAGACTATCCACATATCATAATTTATTCCCTACCAACGCCATTTTATATAGATAGAAAGATTGATGAGGAATTATTAAAGAATTCAATCAAAGAGGGTATTGAGAAACTAGAATCTTGTGGCGCGGATGTAATAGCAGTGCCTTGTAATAGTGCTCATCAATACTTTGAATATATTACTAAAGATATTAAAGTGCCAGTTTTAAATATCATAGAAGAGACTACTCTACTATTAGAGTCAAGAACAAGGGTTACGATATTAGCTACTGAGATTACTATGACGTCAGGTTTGTATCAAGAAAAAATAAAGGAAAAAGATTGCGAATTTGTGTTTATTAAGGAATGGCAATTATGCATAAATGAGATTATACTGAAAATCAAAAGTCAAGAAAGTTTATCAGAAGCAAGAGTATTATGGAAAAAGTTAATAGAAGAAATTTATTGTGAAGATGTAGATACTATAATAATTGCCTGCACAGATTTAAATGTTGTGATAGACAAAGAGATGACAAAAGTTAAGTTTTTAGACTCTTCAAAACAACTTGCAAGTGAACTCGTTAAAAGATATCTGAGTATAAAACACTTGGATATTAGTAAAAAATGA
- a CDS encoding AAA family ATPase, producing MKDRIINLVGSSGSGKTTISKKLEKIGYNIIHSYTTRKPREINEWGHKFISRQEILDMFNINCIPKEEIINKKISIELKTNPRVIAHKELYGEHYFATIEQYKGKGTSIYVIDPEGAEVINKTVKDAEIITIFLQCDKSVREDRLYKRYLKNTDIEEMRDTQTIILKINERIEKDKEIFRLCKCDYVVEVNRDIKEIIKDITTVIEEK from the coding sequence ATGAAAGATAGAATAATTAACTTAGTAGGTTCTTCAGGATCAGGTAAGACTACTATATCGAAAAAACTAGAGAAAATAGGATATAACATTATTCATTCATATACAACTAGAAAACCAAGAGAAATTAATGAGTGGGGACATAAGTTTATAAGTAGACAAGAAATATTAGACATGTTTAATATTAACTGTATTCCAAAAGAAGAGATTATAAATAAAAAAATTAGCATTGAACTTAAGACAAATCCAAGGGTCATAGCTCATAAAGAACTGTATGGAGAACACTATTTTGCCACTATAGAACAGTATAAGGGTAAAGGAACTAGTATCTATGTGATAGATCCAGAAGGCGCAGAAGTAATAAATAAAACTGTTAAAGATGCAGAGATAATTACAATATTTTTACAATGTGATAAGTCAGTTAGAGAAGATAGACTTTATAAAAGATACTTAAAAAATACAGATATAGAAGAAATGAGAGACACTCAAACTATAATTTTAAAAATTAATGAAAGAATAGAAAAAGATAAGGAGATATTTAGACTATGCAAATGTGATTATGTAGTAGAGGTCAATAGGGATATAAAAGAAATTATTAAAGACATAACTACTGTAATAGAGGAAAAATAA